One genomic segment of Bacteroides caccae includes these proteins:
- a CDS encoding pirin family protein: protein MKKVIHKADTRGHSKYEWLDSYHTFSFDEYFDSNRINFGALRVLNDDKVAPGEGFQTHPHKNMEIVSIPLKGHLQHGDSKKNSRIITVGEIQTMSAGTGIFHSEMNASPVEPVEFLQIWIMPRERNTRPVYQDFNISELERPNELAVIVSPDGSTPASLLQDAWFSIGKVEAGKKLGYHTHQSHAGVYIFLIEGEIIVDGEVMKRRDGMGIYDTNNFELETLKDSHILLIEVPM from the coding sequence ATGAAGAAAGTTATACATAAAGCAGATACAAGAGGACATTCTAAATATGAGTGGCTGGATAGTTACCACACTTTCAGTTTCGATGAATATTTCGATTCCAACCGTATCAATTTCGGTGCACTTCGTGTATTGAATGACGACAAAGTGGCACCCGGAGAAGGATTCCAGACGCATCCGCACAAGAATATGGAAATTGTCTCCATTCCACTGAAAGGACATCTGCAACATGGTGACAGTAAAAAGAACAGCCGCATCATCACCGTGGGAGAAATCCAGACAATGAGTGCCGGAACAGGTATCTTCCACAGCGAAATGAATGCAAGTCCCGTAGAACCGGTAGAATTTCTCCAGATCTGGATTATGCCGAGAGAACGGAACACACGCCCTGTCTATCAGGACTTCAATATCAGTGAACTGGAACGCCCGAACGAATTGGCAGTTATCGTTTCGCCCGACGGAAGCACTCCCGCTTCCCTTCTGCAAGATGCCTGGTTCTCTATCGGCAAAGTAGAAGCCGGAAAGAAACTTGGATACCATACACACCAAAGTCATGCGGGTGTCTACATCTTTCTGATTGAAGGAGAAATCATTGTAGACGGTGAAGTCATGAAACGCCGTGACGGAATGGGGATTTATGATACTAACAACTTCGAACTGGAGACATTAAAAGATTCACATATTCTGTTGATCGAAGTTCCTATGTAA
- a CDS encoding OmpP1/FadL family transporter — protein MRKISLIGFVMLIVSIPTFAGGLLTNTNQHVAFLRMLARGASIDIDGVYSNPAGLAFLPGDGLYLSLNGQSAYQTRNIDMTFPLFPEDGHRRYYKGKASAPFIPSFQGAYKKGDWTVSGSFAVGGGGGKASFDDGLGMFDSMVMGQIYQAASGKVTPNMYTINSAMDGSQFIYGVQLGLSYKVNDWLGVFAGGRMNYFSGGYEGFLTAKVKADLPGMPAGTELAGIELDCDQTGWGITPILGADVKLGKWNIGLKYEFMTSLNLENKTKKAEVRQMGNVMGDEGNPLADYKDGVNTPSDIPALLTAAVGYEILPTLRATVEYHHFFDKAAGMANDKQKALKHGTHEILLGAEWDVTKQLTISGGYQNTDYGLADDFQSDISFSCDSYSLGFGAAIKMTKHLTMNVAYFWTNYKDYNKMTETALGASSTTYSRTNKVFGLGVDYKF, from the coding sequence ATGAGAAAAATTTCCTTGATTGGATTTGTGATGTTAATCGTTTCAATTCCAACTTTTGCCGGAGGTCTTCTGACAAATACTAATCAACATGTGGCTTTCCTTAGAATGTTAGCACGCGGTGCTTCCATTGATATTGACGGTGTTTATTCCAATCCTGCCGGTCTGGCTTTCTTGCCGGGCGACGGTCTTTATCTTTCTTTGAACGGACAAAGTGCTTATCAAACGCGTAATATAGATATGACGTTTCCACTGTTCCCGGAAGACGGGCACAGACGTTATTATAAGGGTAAAGCTTCTGCTCCTTTTATTCCTAGTTTCCAAGGTGCTTATAAAAAAGGAGACTGGACTGTATCCGGTAGCTTCGCTGTTGGCGGTGGAGGAGGAAAGGCTTCTTTCGATGACGGTTTGGGAATGTTCGATTCAATGGTAATGGGACAGATTTATCAAGCTGCAAGTGGCAAAGTTACTCCTAATATGTACACAATCAATAGTGCAATGGACGGAAGCCAGTTCATTTATGGCGTTCAATTAGGCTTGTCATATAAGGTTAACGATTGGCTGGGTGTTTTTGCCGGTGGACGTATGAACTATTTCAGTGGTGGTTATGAAGGCTTTCTGACTGCGAAAGTGAAAGCAGACTTGCCGGGTATGCCGGCAGGTACGGAATTAGCAGGTATCGAATTGGATTGTGACCAGACAGGTTGGGGAATTACGCCTATTCTTGGAGCCGATGTGAAACTGGGTAAATGGAATATCGGTTTGAAATATGAGTTCATGACAAGCTTGAATCTTGAGAATAAGACCAAGAAAGCGGAAGTTCGTCAGATGGGGAATGTAATGGGGGATGAAGGAAATCCGTTGGCTGATTATAAGGACGGTGTAAATACGCCGAGTGATATTCCTGCTTTATTGACTGCCGCCGTTGGTTATGAAATCCTTCCTACACTTCGTGCAACAGTAGAATATCATCATTTCTTCGATAAGGCTGCCGGTATGGCCAATGACAAGCAGAAAGCTTTGAAACATGGTACACACGAGATTCTACTTGGTGCAGAGTGGGATGTGACTAAACAACTGACGATTAGCGGTGGTTATCAAAATACAGATTATGGATTGGCTGATGATTTCCAGAGCGATATTAGTTTCTCATGCGATTCTTATTCACTTGGTTTTGGTGCCGCAATCAAAATGACGAAGCATTTGACGATGAATGTTGCTTATTTCTGGACAAACTACAAGGACTATAATAAAATGACAGAAACAGCTCTTGGAGCTTCATCAACTACATACAGCCGTACTAATAAGGTGTTCGGTCTTGGTGTAGACTACAAGTTCTAA
- a CDS encoding 2-hydroxyacid dehydrogenase, with protein sequence MAYTIAFFGTKPYDESSFTDKNKEFGFEIRYYKGHLNKNNVLLTQGVDAVCIFVNDIADAEVLRIMASNGVKLLALRCAGFNNVDLNAAAAAGITVVRVPAYSPYAVAEYTVALMLSLNRKIPRASWRTKDGNFSLHGLMGFDMHGKTAGIIGTGKIAKILIHILKGFGMNILAYDLYPDYNFAREEKIVYTSLDELYHSSDIISLHCPLTEATKYLINDYSISKMKDGVMIINTGRGQLIHTNALIEGLKNKKIGSAGLDVYEEESEYFYEDQSDRIIDDDVLARLLSFNNVIVTSHQAFFTHEALENIAMTTLQNIRDFINHKPLLNEVKK encoded by the coding sequence ATGGCCTATACAATTGCTTTTTTCGGCACAAAGCCTTATGACGAATCTTCTTTCACTGATAAAAACAAAGAGTTCGGATTTGAGATACGCTACTACAAAGGACACCTGAATAAAAACAATGTATTACTGACACAAGGGGTAGATGCAGTTTGTATTTTCGTCAATGATATTGCCGATGCGGAAGTACTCCGCATCATGGCTTCCAACGGAGTAAAGCTACTGGCATTGCGGTGTGCAGGATTTAATAATGTAGATTTAAACGCTGCCGCAGCTGCCGGAATCACGGTGGTACGTGTCCCCGCCTATTCACCCTATGCGGTTGCCGAATATACCGTAGCTCTCATGCTATCCCTCAACCGGAAAATTCCCCGTGCCTCCTGGCGTACCAAGGATGGAAACTTTTCCCTTCACGGACTCATGGGGTTCGATATGCACGGAAAAACAGCAGGTATCATCGGCACGGGAAAGATTGCAAAGATCCTGATCCATATTCTGAAAGGGTTCGGCATGAACATATTGGCCTACGACCTTTATCCGGACTATAACTTCGCCCGCGAAGAAAAAATCGTATATACTTCATTAGACGAATTATACCATAGTTCCGACATCATCTCCCTCCATTGTCCGCTTACCGAAGCTACCAAATACCTGATTAATGACTACTCTATCAGCAAAATGAAAGACGGAGTGATGATTATCAATACCGGTCGCGGACAGTTGATTCACACCAACGCCTTGATTGAAGGCTTAAAAAACAAGAAAATCGGTTCTGCCGGACTGGATGTGTACGAGGAAGAAAGCGAATATTTCTACGAAGACCAGTCCGACCGCATCATCGACGACGATGTGCTTGCCCGGCTGCTTTCATTCAACAATGTCATTGTGACCTCCCACCAAGCCTTCTTCACACACGAAGCACTGGAGAATATCGCAATGACGACATTACAAAATATCAGAGATTTTATCAACCATAAGCCTTTGCTAAATGAAGTGAAGAAATAA
- a CDS encoding RNA polymerase sigma factor gives MEKVEFTQGILAMESDLHRFAYKLTSDRDSANDLVQDCVLQALDNHEKFAHAKNLKGWMFTIMRNIFVNNYRRTVREMNIIDDTYSINQQSLIEDEDSDRFEFAYDMKQLYRVIHSIPEDMKVPFQMFVAGFKYREIAEKLGLPMGTVKSRLFFIRKRLKEELKDFS, from the coding sequence ATGGAAAAAGTAGAATTTACTCAAGGAATACTGGCGATGGAATCTGATCTGCATCGCTTTGCATATAAATTAACGTCGGACCGTGACTCTGCCAACGATTTAGTTCAGGATTGCGTATTGCAGGCTTTGGATAACCACGAGAAATTTGCGCATGCCAAGAACTTGAAAGGATGGATGTTTACAATTATGCGCAATATTTTCGTCAACAACTATCGCCGTACCGTCCGCGAGATGAATATTATAGATGATACGTATTCTATCAATCAGCAAAGTCTGATAGAAGATGAAGACAGCGACAGATTTGAATTTGCTTATGACATGAAGCAACTGTATCGCGTGATACATTCGATCCCCGAAGATATGAAAGTTCCTTTTCAGATGTTCGTTGCCGGATTTAAGTATAGAGAAATTGCCGAGAAATTAGGATTGCCGATGGGGACAGTGAAAAGCCGTTTGTTCTTTATCCGCAAGCGGTTGAAGGAAGAACTGAAGGACTTCTCCTGA
- a CDS encoding DcaP family trimeric outer membrane transporter, whose protein sequence is MKTSFKMVAMLLGIGVFPVCAQAQKKVVIEDEEPNSIMFVSRDKAGDEIIRIMNDRSQMRFHDPNAPRFLLTDQKGKFALGIGGYVRATGEYDFNGIVDDVDFYPALIGRPGKDNFAKNQFQMDITTSTLFLKLVGRTKHLGDFVVYTAGNFRGDGKTFELQNAYAQFLGFTIGYSYGSFMDLSALPPTIDFAGPNGSAFYRTTQLSYMCDKLKNWKFGVSMEMPSVDGTTNNDVAINTQRMPDFAASAQFNWNSSSHIKLGAIVRNMTYSSNVHDKAYSKTGFGLQASTTFNITKKLQAYGQFNYGKGIGSYLNDLSNLNVDLVPDPDNEGKMQVLPMLGWYAGLQYNITPNVFVSGTYSLSRLYSENGYPSANPDSYRKGQYLVANAFWNVSGNLQVGVEYLRGWRSDFSSSTSHANRLNMLVQYSF, encoded by the coding sequence ATGAAAACAAGCTTTAAAATGGTAGCTATGCTACTGGGGATAGGAGTTTTCCCCGTCTGTGCCCAGGCACAAAAGAAAGTAGTCATCGAAGATGAGGAACCCAATTCGATCATGTTTGTCTCACGGGATAAAGCGGGCGATGAAATCATCCGTATCATGAACGACCGTTCGCAGATGCGTTTCCATGACCCGAACGCGCCTCGCTTCCTGCTTACCGACCAAAAGGGAAAATTCGCCCTCGGTATCGGTGGCTACGTTCGTGCTACGGGAGAGTATGACTTTAATGGAATCGTTGACGATGTGGATTTCTATCCGGCATTGATCGGCCGACCGGGAAAGGATAATTTTGCCAAAAACCAGTTCCAAATGGATATCACTACTTCTACCCTGTTTCTCAAACTGGTAGGACGCACCAAACATCTTGGTGATTTCGTGGTTTATACCGCCGGTAACTTCCGTGGCGACGGAAAGACCTTCGAACTGCAAAATGCTTATGCACAGTTCCTCGGTTTCACAATCGGATACAGCTACGGCTCGTTTATGGACCTTTCGGCCCTGCCTCCTACTATCGACTTCGCCGGTCCGAACGGTTCAGCTTTCTATCGTACCACGCAACTAAGTTATATGTGCGATAAACTGAAAAACTGGAAATTCGGAGTTTCTATGGAAATGCCTTCGGTAGACGGCACGACCAACAATGACGTAGCAATCAATACTCAACGAATGCCGGACTTCGCCGCTTCCGCACAGTTCAACTGGAACAGCAGCAGCCATATTAAATTAGGTGCGATTGTCCGCAATATGACTTATTCGAGCAATGTGCACGATAAGGCTTACTCAAAGACCGGATTCGGCCTGCAAGCCTCTACAACGTTTAATATCACAAAGAAATTGCAGGCATACGGACAATTCAATTATGGTAAAGGGATCGGTTCTTATCTGAATGATTTAAGCAATCTGAATGTTGACCTTGTTCCCGACCCTGACAATGAAGGCAAGATGCAGGTTCTTCCAATGTTGGGTTGGTATGCAGGATTGCAGTACAACATTACGCCGAATGTATTTGTCTCCGGAACGTACAGTTTATCCAGACTTTACTCTGAAAACGGCTATCCTAGTGCAAACCCCGATTCGTATCGCAAAGGGCAATATCTTGTAGCCAATGCTTTTTGGAATGTAAGCGGTAATCTTCAAGTCGGTGTCGAATACTTGAGAGGCTGGCGCAGTGATTTCAGTTCTTCAACGAGCCATGCAAACCGGTTGAATATGCTGGTGCAGTATTCTTTCTAA